From Nicotiana tabacum cultivar K326 chromosome 15, ASM71507v2, whole genome shotgun sequence, the proteins below share one genomic window:
- the LOC107808321 gene encoding uncharacterized protein LOC107808321 isoform X2, producing MKQEISKLMISDDQRSHRQRSHSISPQRPPRLRGGGGFDGGTAMWKRGSTSFRHSSPLQRESSSKGERDNGNGGSSAAVKFTDRQYLNILQSMGQAVHIFDLNGHIIYWNRTAEKLYGYSAAEALGQDLIELLTDAQDHDIANNIVYRVLRGESWTGQFPVKNKRGDRFVVVATDTPFYDDDGTLLGVICVSSDMRPFQETGLASMGVTQLEADTRFRARTLASSKLGSDPQQPLQVSIASKISNLASKVSNKVKSKIKTGESIVLREGGSGDSHYSDHAFSEAALSVSDHREDANSSGASTPRGDVHPSPFGVFSDLSRDSGDEGEGKQGISKIITLKAEAWMARKSLSWPWKGNEQEASEARTTRFVWPWLNNDQDNELNRSNSYNALKPENQFIDTNRTTTNEATGSWSSSFNVNSTSSVSSFGSTSSNAVNKVDMDTDSLDYEILWEDLTIGEHIGEGSCGTVYHGLWYGSDVAVKVFSKQEYSDEVIYSFKQEVSLMKRLRHPNILLFMGAVTSPERLCIVTEFLPRGSLFRLLQRNSSKLEWRRRVHMALDIARGVNYLHHLNPPIVHRDLKSSNLLVDKNWTVKVGDFGLSRLKHETYLATKTGKGTPQWMAPEVLRSEHSDEKSDVYSFGVILWELATEKIPWDSLNSMQVVGAVGFMNQRLDIPKNVNPQWASIIESCWHSEPQCRPSFQELVEKLKDLQRQYIIQAQTARNAGGDSSQKEQ from the exons ATGAAGCAGGAGATATCTAAGCTCATGATTTCTGATGATCAGAGATCACATAGACAAAGGTCCCACTCTATCTCCCCACAGCGGCCGCCTCGTCTTAGGGGTGGTGGTGGCTTTGATGGTGGTACTGCTATGTGGAAAAGGGGTTCAACCTCTTTCCGCCATTCGTCACCATTGCAAAGAGAGAGTAGTAGTAAAGGTGAGAGAGACAATGGTAATGGTGGAAGCTCTGCTGCAGTGAAATTTACTGATAGACAGTATTTGAATATATTACAGTCAATGGGACAAGCAGTGCATATATTTGATCTCAATGGTCATATAATTTACTG GAATCGAACCGCTGAAAAACTATATGGTTATTCTGCTGCAGAAGCTCTTGGACAAGATCTCATTGAGCTCCTAACAGATGCTCAGGATCACGATATTGCTAATAACATTGTATACCGAGTGCTAAGGGGCGAAAGTTGGACTGGACAGTTTCCAGTTAAGAATAAGAGAGGGGATAGATTCGTAGTCGTTGCTACCGATACCCCTTTTTATGATGATGATGGTACATTGCTCGGTGTTATTTGTGTATCGAGTGATATGCGGCCTTTTCAAGAAACAGGTCTTGCATCGATGGGAGTGACGCAGTTGGAAGCTGATACAAGATTTAGAGCCAGAACCCTTGCTTCTTCCAAACTTGGAAGTGATCCCCAGCAGCCTCTGCAAGTTTCAATCGcctccaaaatatctaatttg GCCTCAAAGGTGAGCAACAAGGTTAAGTCAAAAATAAAGACAGGAGAGAGCATCGTGCTTCGTGAAGGTGGAAGTGGAGATAGTCATTATTCTGACCATGCATTTTCTGAGGCTGCTCTCTCAGTCTCAGATCACAGGGAGGATGCAAACTCAAGTGGAGCAAGTACGCCTAGGGGAGATGTTCACCCTTCTCCTTTTGGAGTATTCTCTGATCTTTCAAGAGATTCTGGGGATGAGGGTGAGGGCAAACAAGGGATTTCTAAGATCATCACCTTGAAGGCAGAGGCGTGGATGGCGAGGAAGAGCTTATCATGGCCATGGAAAGGCAACGAGCAAGAAGCGTCAGAAGCAAGGACTACACGATTTGTATGGCCTTGGCTAAACAATGACCAAGACAATGAGTTGAATCGCAGTAACAGTTATAATGCATTGAAACCAGAGAATCAGTTTATTGATACTAACCGGACAACCACCAATGAAGCTACTGGATCCTGGTCGTCTTCATTTAATGTCAACAGCACAAGCAGCGTTAGTAGCTTTGGAAGCACCAGCAGTAATGCTGTCAATAAGGTGGACATGGATACTGACAGTCTGGACTACGAAATCTTGTGGGAGGACTTAACAATTGGAGAACATATTGGAGAAG GTTCTTGTGGAACTGTTTATCATGGGCTGTGGTATGGATCG GATGTCGCTGTTAAAGTATTTTCCAAGCAAGAATATTCTGATGAAGTGATATATTCTTTCAAACAGGAG GTTTCCCTTATGAAACGACTTCGACATCCAAATATTCTTCTTTTCATGGGTGCAGTAACTTCACCTGAACGCCTCTGCATTGTCACAGAGTTCCTGCCACG GGGAAGTTTGTTCAGGCTATTACAGAGGAATTCATCCAAATTAGAATGGAGACGACGGGTCCATATGGCTTTAGACATA GCTCGTGGTGTGAACTATCTTCATCATCTTAATCCTCCTATAGTTCATCGCGACTTGAAGTCTTCAAATCTTCTTGTGGACAAGAACTGGACTGTTAAG GTTGGGGACTTTGGTCTGTCACGTCTTAAACATGAAACATATCTAGCAACAAAGACGGGTAAAGGAACG CCTCAATGGATGGCTCCAGAAGTTCTTCGCAGTGAACATTCAGATGAGAA GTCTGATGTATACAGTTTTGGAGTGATTCTATGGGAGCTTGCCACTGAAAAAATCCCTTGGGATAGCCTCAACTCAATGCAG GTGGTTGGAGCTGTAGGATTCATGAATCAGCGGTTAGATATCCCGAAGAATGTTAATCCACAATGGGCTTCTATAATTGAGAGCTGTTGGCATAG TGAGCCACAGTGCCGACCTTCATTTCAAGAACTAGTGGAGAAACTTAAGGATTTGCAGAGGCAGTATATTATTCAGGCGCAGACAGCACGTAACGCTGGAGGAGATAGCAGCCAGAAGGAACAGTAA
- the LOC107808321 gene encoding uncharacterized protein LOC107808321 isoform X1, giving the protein MDSNNNTASAQGPTPPAEELLKKIKELEAGHAQMKQEISKLMISDDQRSHRQRSHSISPQRPPRLRGGGGFDGGTAMWKRGSTSFRHSSPLQRESSSKGERDNGNGGSSAAVKFTDRQYLNILQSMGQAVHIFDLNGHIIYWNRTAEKLYGYSAAEALGQDLIELLTDAQDHDIANNIVYRVLRGESWTGQFPVKNKRGDRFVVVATDTPFYDDDGTLLGVICVSSDMRPFQETGLASMGVTQLEADTRFRARTLASSKLGSDPQQPLQVSIASKISNLASKVSNKVKSKIKTGESIVLREGGSGDSHYSDHAFSEAALSVSDHREDANSSGASTPRGDVHPSPFGVFSDLSRDSGDEGEGKQGISKIITLKAEAWMARKSLSWPWKGNEQEASEARTTRFVWPWLNNDQDNELNRSNSYNALKPENQFIDTNRTTTNEATGSWSSSFNVNSTSSVSSFGSTSSNAVNKVDMDTDSLDYEILWEDLTIGEHIGEGSCGTVYHGLWYGSDVAVKVFSKQEYSDEVIYSFKQEVSLMKRLRHPNILLFMGAVTSPERLCIVTEFLPRGSLFRLLQRNSSKLEWRRRVHMALDIARGVNYLHHLNPPIVHRDLKSSNLLVDKNWTVKVGDFGLSRLKHETYLATKTGKGTPQWMAPEVLRSEHSDEKSDVYSFGVILWELATEKIPWDSLNSMQVVGAVGFMNQRLDIPKNVNPQWASIIESCWHSEPQCRPSFQELVEKLKDLQRQYIIQAQTARNAGGDSSQKEQ; this is encoded by the exons ATGGATAGTAATAATAATACAGCATCAGCTCAAGGACCAACACCACCAGCTGAGGAGCTGTTAAAGAAGATTAAAGAACTGGAGGCAGGTCATGCCCAGATGAAGCAGGAGATATCTAAGCTCATGATTTCTGATGATCAGAGATCACATAGACAAAGGTCCCACTCTATCTCCCCACAGCGGCCGCCTCGTCTTAGGGGTGGTGGTGGCTTTGATGGTGGTACTGCTATGTGGAAAAGGGGTTCAACCTCTTTCCGCCATTCGTCACCATTGCAAAGAGAGAGTAGTAGTAAAGGTGAGAGAGACAATGGTAATGGTGGAAGCTCTGCTGCAGTGAAATTTACTGATAGACAGTATTTGAATATATTACAGTCAATGGGACAAGCAGTGCATATATTTGATCTCAATGGTCATATAATTTACTG GAATCGAACCGCTGAAAAACTATATGGTTATTCTGCTGCAGAAGCTCTTGGACAAGATCTCATTGAGCTCCTAACAGATGCTCAGGATCACGATATTGCTAATAACATTGTATACCGAGTGCTAAGGGGCGAAAGTTGGACTGGACAGTTTCCAGTTAAGAATAAGAGAGGGGATAGATTCGTAGTCGTTGCTACCGATACCCCTTTTTATGATGATGATGGTACATTGCTCGGTGTTATTTGTGTATCGAGTGATATGCGGCCTTTTCAAGAAACAGGTCTTGCATCGATGGGAGTGACGCAGTTGGAAGCTGATACAAGATTTAGAGCCAGAACCCTTGCTTCTTCCAAACTTGGAAGTGATCCCCAGCAGCCTCTGCAAGTTTCAATCGcctccaaaatatctaatttg GCCTCAAAGGTGAGCAACAAGGTTAAGTCAAAAATAAAGACAGGAGAGAGCATCGTGCTTCGTGAAGGTGGAAGTGGAGATAGTCATTATTCTGACCATGCATTTTCTGAGGCTGCTCTCTCAGTCTCAGATCACAGGGAGGATGCAAACTCAAGTGGAGCAAGTACGCCTAGGGGAGATGTTCACCCTTCTCCTTTTGGAGTATTCTCTGATCTTTCAAGAGATTCTGGGGATGAGGGTGAGGGCAAACAAGGGATTTCTAAGATCATCACCTTGAAGGCAGAGGCGTGGATGGCGAGGAAGAGCTTATCATGGCCATGGAAAGGCAACGAGCAAGAAGCGTCAGAAGCAAGGACTACACGATTTGTATGGCCTTGGCTAAACAATGACCAAGACAATGAGTTGAATCGCAGTAACAGTTATAATGCATTGAAACCAGAGAATCAGTTTATTGATACTAACCGGACAACCACCAATGAAGCTACTGGATCCTGGTCGTCTTCATTTAATGTCAACAGCACAAGCAGCGTTAGTAGCTTTGGAAGCACCAGCAGTAATGCTGTCAATAAGGTGGACATGGATACTGACAGTCTGGACTACGAAATCTTGTGGGAGGACTTAACAATTGGAGAACATATTGGAGAAG GTTCTTGTGGAACTGTTTATCATGGGCTGTGGTATGGATCG GATGTCGCTGTTAAAGTATTTTCCAAGCAAGAATATTCTGATGAAGTGATATATTCTTTCAAACAGGAG GTTTCCCTTATGAAACGACTTCGACATCCAAATATTCTTCTTTTCATGGGTGCAGTAACTTCACCTGAACGCCTCTGCATTGTCACAGAGTTCCTGCCACG GGGAAGTTTGTTCAGGCTATTACAGAGGAATTCATCCAAATTAGAATGGAGACGACGGGTCCATATGGCTTTAGACATA GCTCGTGGTGTGAACTATCTTCATCATCTTAATCCTCCTATAGTTCATCGCGACTTGAAGTCTTCAAATCTTCTTGTGGACAAGAACTGGACTGTTAAG GTTGGGGACTTTGGTCTGTCACGTCTTAAACATGAAACATATCTAGCAACAAAGACGGGTAAAGGAACG CCTCAATGGATGGCTCCAGAAGTTCTTCGCAGTGAACATTCAGATGAGAA GTCTGATGTATACAGTTTTGGAGTGATTCTATGGGAGCTTGCCACTGAAAAAATCCCTTGGGATAGCCTCAACTCAATGCAG GTGGTTGGAGCTGTAGGATTCATGAATCAGCGGTTAGATATCCCGAAGAATGTTAATCCACAATGGGCTTCTATAATTGAGAGCTGTTGGCATAG TGAGCCACAGTGCCGACCTTCATTTCAAGAACTAGTGGAGAAACTTAAGGATTTGCAGAGGCAGTATATTATTCAGGCGCAGACAGCACGTAACGCTGGAGGAGATAGCAGCCAGAAGGAACAGTAA